A region from the Panicum hallii strain FIL2 chromosome 1, PHallii_v3.1, whole genome shotgun sequence genome encodes:
- the LOC112878715 gene encoding uncharacterized protein LOC112878715, with protein sequence MSGGGGRRGWSPFDAIRSFPSTPESLMSQIDAAIASTEYAHACALLDPASASASSQPQSQPTPGEGAAASPPACYDARVADEAYRAACAALGAGRPDAAVRSLRVALASCPPEKTAAVAKVRSMLAIASAQLHKQQHQAQLSRK encoded by the coding sequence ATgtcaggcggcggcgggcggcgagggtggagccCCTTCGATGCGATCCGCAGCTTCCCGTCGACGCCGGAATCGCTCATGTCGCAGATCGACGCGGCCATCGCCTCCACGGAGTACGCTCACGCCTGCGCCCTCCTCGaccccgcctccgcctccgcctcctcgcAGCCGCAGTCGCAGCCCACGCCCGGCGAGGGGGCCGCGGCCTCCCCTCCGGCCTGCTACGACGCGAGGGTCGCGGACGAGGCGTACCGTGCGGCGTGCGCGGCGCTGGGTGCGGGTCGGCCTGACGCCGCCGTGCGGTCGCTGCGGGTGGCGCTGGCGAGCTGCCCGCCGGAGAAGACCGCGGCCGTCGCCAAGGTGAGATCCATGCTGGCCATCGCGTCCGCCCAGCTGCACAAGCAGCAGCACCAGGCGCAGCTGAGCAGGAAGTGA